GCCCCAGGTTGCCCACCCAGCAGCCTGTGTTGCCCAACATCCATTGCTGTGGGCCTTTACAGGGGGGATCAATGGGCAGGACGGGTCACAGAGCCCCGTCAGTGTCACAAAACCCCCTGGAACAGTCGCTGCCGCAGAACCCCCCATCCATGGCAACGGGCCCTGCAGAGCGGGGCAGAGCCGGCAGTGGCAGCACCACCACAGCAGCCAGTGAtgagcagcagcacccccaggcacccccagccctgacTCACCCCACGCTCACTGCCCGGGGGAGCTGTGCTTCACCAGGAGGGAGAACCAGCACAGCCGGTATCGTCTCAGTCCTAAATCTCCTCCAGCCCCCACACATCCCAGCCTgggtgggcagcagctcccagggtgTGCCTGTGTCCAGGGGGGCTGGAAACTCTCATCCTGGTGTGCCTTATCCCAAGGGGGATGCAAGGGTGTTTATTTCAGCTGGAAATGGGTGGAAAAGTAATCCAGTCCATTCCCAAATCCAGTCCATTCTTCCCTCTTAAACACTTGCCTCTCAGTGTCTAAAGGGGAAGGATTTATTTGCAGGGCGGGAGCCAGGGAAAGCATCCCCCACTCTCCAAATGCTGCTCCCCAGGTGAATGAGTGGCATGGAGACAGGGAATGGCAGTGGCCTGTCCCCAGCAGCGACAATAGTGCTGGAATGACTGGTTTGggggagcagaacacacagGGGTTTTGTTGGAGCTGAGCACAGATGTCCCCTCCTCAGTCCCACCAAAGTGACTCTGAGCCAGTCGCACCTGGGAAAGCTTTGGCTGAATTTGAGGGTGTGAGTGTCCCACTGCCCATCCCAAAGCCTTTGGCCAGGCTGGATCTGGGATGAGACTCgttggcctgggttggaagggaccatccctgctgtgggcaggaacacctcccactatcccaggctaCTCCAAGCCCCaaccagcctggccttgggcactgccagggatccaggggcagccccagctgctctgggcaccctgtgccaggggagatcATTAGACTGacagggaaaatgaaggaataATACGAAATAAGGAACTAAGgaataaggaaaacaaaggtaTAACATCTGTCATCCTCCTAAGCAGCCATGATTTGTTTCTCTCCTCATTTCAAGGCCTGACACAAGATACTAACAGCAGAGTTGGTGTAAAATCCCTCCCTATCCAAATGCTTGCCATGCTGTCAGAGGGGATTTCCTTTCAGGAGATTTAGAGGCTGTGtgggtgccctgggcagggctggtcGATCACAAGTTGGGTGTTGATGTAAGAGGTACACAAGGACAGGAACTTTCTGAGCAAGGTTTCCCTCTGCCCCTTTGTGCAGGACCCGCACCAGCAGCATTCTAGGATGGAACTCTATGGCTATCCCTTAAAAGCCAAGTTTAACCAGCCAAGGCCACCACCTCCCAAGGTCCTGCCAGCCACCAGCACCATGACAGCCAACTACAAGAACCGCATTCCCTATCATCCTGAGAGCTTCAGCATGCCTTGGATGCCTAACTCCTACTACAAAGCAGCTGCCCTCAACCCCACCTTGTCTCCCCTCACTGAAAGCTTCCCAGGGCTTCCCCCCACCAAGATAGTTCCTTTAATTTCCGAGAGACCCAACGGTGTCTTCACCCGGCACACGCTGGATGACTGGCACAGATCCAACTTGACCAACTACAAGGAGTCGGAGACCACCCGGCACAATGCGGAGCGCCTGCGGGCTGACCTGAACCGCACCATCAAGGATGTGTACCAGCAGGCCAAGAGGACCCAAGGGGAGAGCACCAAGAACTTGGGAGAGCGCGTTAATGACATAGAGTATTGGAAATCCGAGCTCTGCATCGAGCTGGATGCCATGATCAGGGAGACCAATTCCCTAGCAGACATGCAGAAACGGCTGGAGAGAGCCTTGGCCGACACTGAGGGCCCCTTCCAGGTAGGGACCCTGCAGCCCCCGACCCAAACATTTGCAGCCATTCAAACCTCTCCTAAAGTTCATCCCAGCTCTGTAACCTTGGAAAGTTTTCGTGAGGAGCCCATTAATTGAGTCAGTCATAAACAAATCCCCTGCATCTGCTGCATCCTCCTCCAGTACACGCTGAGCTCATCACTGCAGTGTTTGTTTAACCAAATGTTTCTGTATCCAAAATCCTGGCTTTGGACACAAAAGCCCATTTCTTACTGTGGGGCTCTGGACAGGTCAGCCCTGAGCCCGACACAGGTCGCTGCATTCAGCTGTGGTGGCCCGGGGACATGTGAACCCCCTCTGGTCAATCCTGTGCTGATGCTGCACTCGGCTGCTGTTGTCAGCTAACCCAGCTGCCTCAGACAGCTTTTTCCAGGCTGCCATGCTGTGCCCacctggattttcttttcctgtgttcCCCAAGATGGGCACCGTCCCTGCAGggagccctgtccctgcagccagtgctgaTGTCACGACTTGTCCCCACCAGGTCGCTCACAAGTGTTTGCTCAATCGGGAGAAGAGGATGGGCATCGACCTTGTCAATGATGATGTGGAGAAACAGCTCATCACAGTGAGTCTGGCAACACACATCCCGTGTCAAAGTTATTTTCACCTGAGCTCCCCTAAACAAGCCTGGCAGGGGTTCCCTCACTGGCTCTTCAGCGCTGCTGAGGTGCTGAATTCTCCAACCCCCCAGACCTGTTGGGGCAGGGGCGGGTGTTCTGGCCAGCAGCACGTCCAtaggagaggaaggaagagctGGAAATGAGCCAGGTTTGAGTGGCATATCCCAGTCCTCTGACCCTCTTGGAGGAGCCTGAGATGGTCCTGCCTTTCAGAGTCCTGCCTGCACAGATCTCTCTTTATTTAAATGATCTGTCTCTATATCTGTAGCACATTCTCTATATTACATACACAGAGATGGAGAGGGCAGGCTTTGCCTGATGGCTTGTCTTCTTTCCCCAGCTATATTAGTTGGGCTATAAAAGATATTAATTAcactcctcccagctctgctttgctcAGGGCACTGTGGCTGCAGGACTGTCACTGTGTGCTCAGGCAATGGATTTGATAGAAATCATAAAAacctgctctcctgcctgcctTTATCCAGGCTGCTTTAAATCATGAATTAAAAGCAAACATGGCACAGCAAATGGGATCCTAATGCAGggtacagcaaaataaaatcactgcAAAAGCCTGACAAAACTGGGAAGGAAATTGAAGCCCCTGGGCCAGTGAAGCCACTGCTCTCTTAGAAGATTTTTTGTTATGAGTCAGGCCCTGACAAATTAAAAGATTAGTTTAAAGGTCATGAGGATTTAGAAAAATTATCTGAGTTGGTATCCCTATCATgccatttgattttttttaatgtttgggATGCATTTAGGCTGTGCTTTCAGCTGGCTCCTGCAGACAGGAGAGACTGAAAATCCTTGGGTTTGGAGCACTGATCACCTGTCTCTGGAAACCTTCATGGGTGCAGTGGGCTTGTGCTGGAGTCAGGGGAGCTGAGAGCAGCATGAGCCTTCCTCCAGGGGAGCTGAACCTTGCCTAGAACTGACTGGGGGTTTACACCAAAGTCCTCTTGTCCCAGATGGATGGGATTTCTTGTGGGGAGAAAAATGCCCTGGGattggggatggggatgagtgGCACTGCTGGCCCAGGGTACCACTGTGCCTGTTCATGTCAGGTCAGGATCCAGCCCTCTCTCCTTGTAaaggagagcagccctgccattGGTGTCAAGATGAAAAAACTTGGGAACCCACCCTGAAAGTGATTTCAGAGGCCCTGGCCATGGCCACAGCCCTCTCCTGGCTCCTCCCTGGCTCTGGCCCTGGCCACAGCCCCCTCTCGGCCCCTCCAGGTGGAtgcagtggggctggggttCCCTCCTGCCGCCCTTGTTTGCTGTAGGGAAGGGGAAGTTCCTGCTGTGTGCCAGGCTGGAGACAGGGGAGGAGTGCCCAGGATGTCTGAGCACAGATGCTGATGGGGTTTCTTCTGTCTTTGCCCAGGAAATCAAGATCATCAGGTCCTGCCGGGAGAGGTTACAGCAGTGCCTGGACACAGTGAATTCCCAGCTCATGTAAGGAGGGCTCTGGGCCCTTGCTGCAGGGCTGATGTGTTTGCAGCTGTGCCCCGCAGCAgatccctgctgcagccctcctGCGGGTTCAGACCCTGCAGGCTCAGcaggaggcaggcagggatgctCTGGAAGCACAGGGGGctgaggggactgggatggtcAGAAAAgcatcccacagctccatcccGACTGTGGCTGCTGTTTGTGTGCTCCAGGTGCAACAAGGAGGCCCggcaggagctggagaaagaCCTGGCTGACAAGCAGATGGGTCACCACATCGACAGCAAGTGCTACCAGCTGAAGAACACCTCCAGAGGCATCCACTTCTTCAAGGGCGTGGAGAGGATCGATGCCACGTGAGCACCGGGGCCCTGGCAGGCACATGGCCcggcaggagctgggatttcCCAGCCCTCTCTGAAGGCACATCCATCCCTCCTGGAGACACCCACCTTCAAGGGGTCTTTTTTCTCTGGGCTCCTGGGGGAAGAAGAACCCTCTGCTTTCAGCTGAACACCCGGCAGGCAAAAGCCAGCCTGACCTAATTAAACATTAGATCACAGCTCAGAGCTCAGCCTGAAAATGAATTCAGTCCAGCACCTCTGCACAGCTCATTAAGTTCATGCATGTTTTCAAAGATGTCTCAGTGCTTGCCTGAGTGCTCCTCACTGATGGAAAGTCTGGGGGCTCACTGCATGGAGAAGGCCTGACAGGGAGCTAAAATGACCCAGAAAATCAAGAAATGAGAGTGTGGTCCTGGGACAGGGTTCAGCTGCTTTTGGGTGCTTTTGGGTGACCTCAGCTTTGGCTCTGCAGTAAATGAACAGTGACTTAACTCAGCATTCACAGAAAGATGCCCAAGTGGCAAAGGGTTGAGAGAATAAATCTGCTTACACAAACCCATGAAGTTTATGGAGAGGCACAGATTGAGACAATTTTCCTAGTAGTTTGAATAATTATTCACAGTAGAGCTCAGACATATTTAGACAGGGAAATGGATTGCAAAGGATTGAGGCTGAAGTTCAGAGCAGGGTAAAATGTGCCGAGAATCAGCAGGTTTTAAATGGAGCTTACGTGGTATTTAAGTCTTTTGTTGACCTTGTTCTGGACTACTGAACAGGCAGGAGCTTCATCCCAAATGCACAGACAGGGAATGGAGTTGGATCTAAAGCTCGTTCTGTTTAAAGGAAGACTGAGATGGGCTATGAGCAAAAGGAATTGACTGAATTGTGATATGAGTGTCCTTGTGAGGCTGGAAATTCCTTGGCATTTAATGCCTCGAAGGTGTAAACAGGACCTCCAATTGGAATCTCTGTTTTTTACAGGAGAATCTTTTGTTTGTCTGAGCTTTCACAAGTTGTCTTCATGAACATGCCCTCATTTGATAAATACCACTGAAAAAACGGGGTCCAGATGTTTCATTTCCATGTAATTTAAGTAAGATATAGATTTCATTTGCCCGCTCAGCAGCGCAGCTTTGCCAAGGGCCTGTGCTCTTCCCCTGCAGGGTCTCGGTGCCAGAGACGTGGGCCAGGTTCACGGACAACAACATCTTCCGCTCGCAGAGCGCGCGCGCAACCTCGGCCAAGCTGCGGGCGAGCACCGAGAGCCTCCTCATGGGCACGGCCGATGAGATGTGGCGCCAGTTCAGCAAGGTCAACGACGCCTTCACCAGCCGCATCACCGAGATCGCCAACGCCAAGAGCAAGATCCAGACACACCTGGCCAAGgtgcccggccccgcccccgctgCCGCGCTCACATCCTCCCAAGGGGTGGCCGCTTATCCGTGGGCTCTCTGCCCTGCCCCACCAGACACAGGACAGGAAGAACAGTGGTGGGACCTGGCCTAGAGCAGTGGGACTCATGGGAAGCTTCCTGGGAAGGGCTCAGACTGGTAAAGTTCGCAGCACTAGGGGCTGATGCCATGTCCTTAAATGAGAAGCCAGTAAAACCTTTCCCTCTATTAGCTGATGGGAGATCCATTCCTGcaagcagcagttttgggaagCTGGTCATTCCATAGATCCATCACCGCTCCTAAACCTCCTCTGCTCCTAACTGTCCTCTGATGTGGCAGCAAGAGCAAAGAGAATTTCCCTGAAAACTCTGCTGGATCGGTGCCTTGATGTGGCAGAGCAACAGTGGCCTGAGCCCAGGGGCTGTTTattgaatttggggtttttttctgcacaagcaggagaaaaggaagtgaTGTGATCACttgagaagaaattttttcattGATAACTGTGTTTGTTTCACCTCAGACACGTCAGGAAATCTTTCAGATCGAGACGAAGATCCAAGTCATCCAGAAGACCATAAAGGACAAAGAGGTTCAGCTGAAGGTTGCTCAGACCCGGCTGGATGAGCGCACGAGGAGACCCAACGTGGAGCTGTGCCGGGACGCGGCCCAGATCCGGTgaggctgggctgcagggctgccagggctcGGGGGTCACTCAGGAGCATCTCTGCATGACAAAATGGCTTTTTCCCCCTAAATATTCCTTCCATAAGCATCCTGGTGGAACCTAGAGCACTGAGCAGGTGTCCCAGCCCTCAGGTGCCAGGAGAGCTCTGCACCTGTGACAGAGGCTGGGCACCATAGCTGGGTCCAGCCTCATGCAACCCCAGGGGGGCTGGAATTTTCCCACCTGGGGAAACTTCATCTTCTCTCCTGCCTGTTCCAGGTAGCTCCATATGCTCAGCTTTGAAGGCCTTTTactctccctgctgtggcccCCCACCACCCTAAGGgtgaaagagaaaggagggagagaggctTTTATCCAGGCAGAGAACAGACAGAAAATTGGGCAGGAATTTCTCCCTGGCAGgatgggcaggccctggcacagggtgcccagagcagctggggctgcccctggatccctggcagtgcccaaggccaggttggatggggcttggagcagcctgggacagtggaaggtgtccctgccatggctggggtgggatagatgggctttgaggtcctttccaacccaagcctttctgggattctggtgtgtgattctgtgattctactcTACAACAGGCTGAGATTGAGGGCACTGAGCCCCTTCCTTTTGGGTAACTCCAAGGAAGGGTGCACATGTGGAGCTGTCCTCCCTCAAGGGGCACACTGGAAATCCTTTCCAGGACTTTAGGGTTGCGCCCCAGGgagtgcccagcagcagccctgggaggcaCCTAAAGCTCACAGTTTCTCCTGGGAGCCCTCTGGGCACAGTTCCCTTTTCAAAGTGATTTAAAACCAGCCCCTGAACTGCTTCAGCATCTCACATGTTGCTGGTTTTTCCATGCTCCACTTGTTCCATGTTCCCTTTTAGCATCTTCCAGtgccctgtcctgctgtgtgTGTCTCCTGGGCAGGACCCCTGCAGTGGGAAATCCAGGAGAGTGAACCAACAAAGCCAAAAAGCCAAAGAGAAATGGGAAACCACAGCTGCTCATCCCTGTCTGTGGTGGCACAAGCTGCTCTGGCAGACGTGGCTGAACATATCCAGAGCTTTGGAACAAACCTCCCCACTCCTCCCCGTGGAGGTTGGGAGAACTCTGCCCTTGGCTCTCCCATACCAGGCGAGGGTGTTGGAATCAGCCTGGATGTGCTGGTGGGGGAAATCCCAGAGGGCCCATCTGGATGGGCATCAGCTCCATGGGGGTTCTGACGGGGTCttgctgttttccagccttgTCCAAGAGGTCAACGAGATTAACGAGACACTGCGGAACCTGCACCAGTGCCTGCGGGCCTCTGAGGACATGCTGCAGATGCTGGTGCGCTCCAAAGGGGTCCTGGAGCACGACCTGGTGGTCAAGAACAACTCCCTGTTCATTGACCAGGAGCGCTGCATGGGGATGCGCAAGAGCTACCCCAGCACCGTGCAGATTCTGGGCTATGTCTCAGCAGGACTCACCTGAGCGCCGAGCGCCCATGGCGGGACACATCCCCacttttcctctgcttctttGCAAATACATTGTTGCAATTTCACAAATTTGTTAGGATTTCATTTCCTGGTGTAAACTCCAGGCAGAAATTAAATGAGTGTTTTGTTTGCTGGGTTACCAGGATGattcttttcctttgtattttctctttcactgtGTGCCAGGAAGGAGCTGAAAATATCCTGTATGTCACCAAATCCACCCACGGGGATCCATCCCTACCCTTCCAGTCTGtgttttcaggagaaaaactgTTGCATCTTCCTCCTTTTGAGTGTTTGTGATGTGGAAGAGGCACAAGGGGAAGTAAAGCCACTTGTCAGAATAATGAGCTGCTGACATCCAGGATGGATTTTTAATGgtgcagcagaagaaacacaaatTGTCCCGGAAAGAGTTGCAGTTTGTGCTGTTcctaaaatagaaaaatgtgcattttaagCTGATTTCTAATGataattttcttgcttttgaaaAGTGTTAAATGCCATCAAAAATGTCAGTGCTGGGATCTTAAAAAGAGGAAGTAGATTCGACTTGGAGAAAGTTCATTGAAGAAAATGCTGTGAGTTTAATTTGGGGTTCCTGATTTAACCTCTCACGTGTAGTTTGTTGGTGGGAGCACCAAAGCACTTTGAAAATAAAGAGATTAATCCATGCTTCAGCCCCTCTGGCTGCACAGAGCCTTCTCTCCTGTTGTAAATCCAACTGATTTTGCTAAGTATTGGAACTTTCAGAGGGATAAGTCCTCAATCAATCTGAGGCTGAGTGTGAAAGTCACTTTGTGGTTTGTCTCCTTAGACTATTTCATCTCTTAAGTCTTTTAACCTCAgctgctgagctcagcccaaagcctGTGGGCACCAGGGATCCCAAAGTGGCAGAAGCTCGACTCCCTCCCCGCCTCGGgaagccagggcagggcccagcagcCCAGTGTGGGGCTCGCAGGAGCTTGGAGCACTTTCCTTCTCCCCCATCCCCAGACAACTCCTCCTTGCTCCACAGccccctcttccctccccaccctcccggCCTCAGCGTCCTGCCAGGATCTCCCTCCCAGCACCAGCCCTAAACAGGAAGCAATTGTCTTTCTaaccttcttttttctttactagCACTTTTGTCAAAAGTAAAAATAGATTTCCTCTACTTTGTGTGTGTCTTGGGGCTGGAGTCAGCCGGAAGTAGCAGCCACCCTTTCCAAAGGAAAGACACAACTGTGAGCAGAAGAAACTACCCAGCTGATCTCACCTTctctttctccccttccctgcctcccaAAGGTACCAGTGGCAGCTGAACTCACCTCCAGTTTTTGTCAgctccctctccagccctcaGGCTGCTCCGTGCTGTTCTCTGACCGTGCTCCTTTCCCGAaacctgcccagcccctggtgATTTTGGCTGCTCTGTGTATCTGCAGATCCACTCCAGATGTTCTCAGGCAGAGCTGCCAAGCTGTTGGGCCCCAGAAGTTTGTTCCCAGCTGAGTGTGGGGCGGCAGAGGCACCCACAGCCCTTTCCTGAGAGGCTTCAGCCTTCGAGTACCCAGAGGCAAGTCCTGGCACCAGCGACAGCTTTGCCTTCGTTTCACTTCCACCTTTGCTTTTGAGTCATGTCAAAAATATCTGGTCTCTG
This window of the Poecile atricapillus isolate bPoeAtr1 chromosome 17, bPoeAtr1.hap1, whole genome shotgun sequence genome carries:
- the TEKT3 gene encoding tektin-3, which codes for MELYGYPLKAKFNQPRPPPPKVLPATSTMTANYKNRIPYHPESFSMPWMPNSYYKAAALNPTLSPLTESFPGLPPTKIVPLISERPNGVFTRHTLDDWHRSNLTNYKESETTRHNAERLRADLNRTIKDVYQQAKRTQGESTKNLGERVNDIEYWKSELCIELDAMIRETNSLADMQKRLERALADTEGPFQVAHKCLLNREKRMGIDLVNDDVEKQLITEIKIIRSCRERLQQCLDTVNSQLMCNKEARQELEKDLADKQMGHHIDSKCYQLKNTSRGIHFFKGVERIDATVSVPETWARFTDNNIFRSQSARATSAKLRASTESLLMGTADEMWRQFSKVNDAFTSRITEIANAKSKIQTHLAKTRQEIFQIETKIQVIQKTIKDKEVQLKVAQTRLDERTRRPNVELCRDAAQIRLVQEVNEINETLRNLHQCLRASEDMLQMLVRSKGVLEHDLVVKNNSLFIDQERCMGMRKSYPSTVQILGYVSAGLT